Proteins encoded by one window of Carassius carassius chromosome 30, fCarCar2.1, whole genome shotgun sequence:
- the LOC132110930 gene encoding potassium voltage-gated channel subfamily G member 3-like isoform X2 — MKFGKSVCIINVGGTKYAFPKDVIKDFPLRRVSRLHSCASEREVLEVCDDYDRERNEFFFDRHSEAFGFIMLYVKYGKLRFVPHMCELSFYNEMIYWGLESSHLEFCCQRRLDDRMSDTYTHFTEEHHKTANNTRTDESSNGKRYSKCLERMRRTFEEPTSSLAAQILASVSVIFVIVSMVILCASTIPDWKTAESNTAEEHRIIEAVCIGWFTAECIVRFIVSRDKCEFVRRPLNIIDLLAITPYYISVTMTVLTGENSQLQRAGVTLRVLRMMRIFWVIKLARHFLGLQTLGLTLRRCYREMVMLLVFICVAMAIFGALAQLLEHGLDLESGNEEYASIPAACWWVIISMTTVGYGDMYPITVPGRVLGGLCVVSGIVLLALPITFIYHSFVQCYHELKFRSARYTQSLSAEFLN, encoded by the exons ATGAAGTTTGGCAAAAGCGTCTGTATCATAAACGTGGGTGGCACCAAGTACGCTTTTCCAAAGGACGTAATCAAGGATTTCCCTTTGAGGAGAGTGAGTCGTCTCCACAGTTGCGCCTCGGAGAGAGAAGTGCTGGAAGTGTGCGATGATTATGATAGAGAGAGGAACGAGTTCTTCTTTGACAGACATTCAGAAGCGTTCGGCTTCATTATGCTGTACGTGAAGTACGGCAAACTGCGCTTTGTCCCGCATATGTGCGAGCTGTCGTTTTACAACGAGATGATTTACTGGGGTTTGGAAAGCTCTCATTTGGAGTTCTGCTGCCAGCGGAGACTCGACGACCGCATGTCGGACACGTACACTCACTTTACCGAGGAGCACCACAAAACGGCCAATAACACAAGGACTGATGAGTCGTCAAACGGGAAGCGGTACTCAAAGTGTCTGGAGCGAATGCGCAGGACTTTCGAGGAGCCCACCTCCTCTCTGGCCGCGCAAATTTTGGCGTCCGTGTCGGTGATTTTTGTAATTGTGTCCATGGTAATACTTTGCGCAAGCACTATTCCTGACTGGAAAACTGCCGAGAGCAACACAGCGGAAGAGCACAG GATCATTGAGGCGGTGTGCATCGGATGGTTCACGGCAGAGTGCATCGTGCGCTTCATTGTGTCCCGAGACAAGTGTGAGTTTGTGCGACGTCCACTGAACATCATAGACCTGCTGGCCATTACCCCCTATTACATCTCTGTCACCATGACGGTTCTGACTGGAGAAAACTCACAGCTGCAGAGGGCTGGTGTGACGCTACGCGTGCTGCGCATGATGCGAATCTTCTGGGTCATCAAGCTAGCGCGACACTTCCTGGGGCTCCAGACTTTAGGGTTAACGTTGAGGCGCTGCTACCGTGAGATGGTCATGCTCCTGGTCTTCATTTGCGTGGCCATGGCCATATTCGGCGCGCTGGCGCAACTTCTAGAGCACGGCTTGGATCTGGAGTCTGGGAACGAGGAATATGCTAGCATTCCTGCCGCCTGCTGGTGGGTTATTATCTCCATGACGACTGTCGGCTATGGAGACATGTACCCCATCACTGTGCCAGGACGTGTGCTTGGTGGCCTGTGCGTCGTGAGCGGTATTGTGCTGCTTGCTCTACCGATAACCTTCATCTACCACAGCTTTGTTCAGTGCTACCATGAACTCAAGTTCCGCTCGGCCCGCTACACCCAAAGCCTGTCTGCCGAGTTCCTCAACTGA
- the LOC132110930 gene encoding potassium voltage-gated channel subfamily G member 3-like isoform X1 yields MKFGKSVCIINVGGTKYAFPKDVIKDFPLRRVSRLHSCASEREVLEVCDDYDRERNEFFFDRHSEAFGFIMLYVKYGKLRFVPHMCELSFYNEMIYWGLESSHLEFCCQRRLDDRMSDTYTHFTEEHHKTANNTRTDESSNGKRYSKCLERMRRTFEEPTSSLAAQILASVSVIFVIVSMVILCASTIPDWKTAESNTAEEHRYTDSLEHPSGIIEAVCIGWFTAECIVRFIVSRDKCEFVRRPLNIIDLLAITPYYISVTMTVLTGENSQLQRAGVTLRVLRMMRIFWVIKLARHFLGLQTLGLTLRRCYREMVMLLVFICVAMAIFGALAQLLEHGLDLESGNEEYASIPAACWWVIISMTTVGYGDMYPITVPGRVLGGLCVVSGIVLLALPITFIYHSFVQCYHELKFRSARYTQSLSAEFLN; encoded by the exons ATGAAGTTTGGCAAAAGCGTCTGTATCATAAACGTGGGTGGCACCAAGTACGCTTTTCCAAAGGACGTAATCAAGGATTTCCCTTTGAGGAGAGTGAGTCGTCTCCACAGTTGCGCCTCGGAGAGAGAAGTGCTGGAAGTGTGCGATGATTATGATAGAGAGAGGAACGAGTTCTTCTTTGACAGACATTCAGAAGCGTTCGGCTTCATTATGCTGTACGTGAAGTACGGCAAACTGCGCTTTGTCCCGCATATGTGCGAGCTGTCGTTTTACAACGAGATGATTTACTGGGGTTTGGAAAGCTCTCATTTGGAGTTCTGCTGCCAGCGGAGACTCGACGACCGCATGTCGGACACGTACACTCACTTTACCGAGGAGCACCACAAAACGGCCAATAACACAAGGACTGATGAGTCGTCAAACGGGAAGCGGTACTCAAAGTGTCTGGAGCGAATGCGCAGGACTTTCGAGGAGCCCACCTCCTCTCTGGCCGCGCAAATTTTGGCGTCCGTGTCGGTGATTTTTGTAATTGTGTCCATGGTAATACTTTGCGCAAGCACTATTCCTGACTGGAAAACTGCCGAGAGCAACACAGCGGAAGAGCACAGGTACACAGACTCTTTAGAGCATCCATCCGG GATCATTGAGGCGGTGTGCATCGGATGGTTCACGGCAGAGTGCATCGTGCGCTTCATTGTGTCCCGAGACAAGTGTGAGTTTGTGCGACGTCCACTGAACATCATAGACCTGCTGGCCATTACCCCCTATTACATCTCTGTCACCATGACGGTTCTGACTGGAGAAAACTCACAGCTGCAGAGGGCTGGTGTGACGCTACGCGTGCTGCGCATGATGCGAATCTTCTGGGTCATCAAGCTAGCGCGACACTTCCTGGGGCTCCAGACTTTAGGGTTAACGTTGAGGCGCTGCTACCGTGAGATGGTCATGCTCCTGGTCTTCATTTGCGTGGCCATGGCCATATTCGGCGCGCTGGCGCAACTTCTAGAGCACGGCTTGGATCTGGAGTCTGGGAACGAGGAATATGCTAGCATTCCTGCCGCCTGCTGGTGGGTTATTATCTCCATGACGACTGTCGGCTATGGAGACATGTACCCCATCACTGTGCCAGGACGTGTGCTTGGTGGCCTGTGCGTCGTGAGCGGTATTGTGCTGCTTGCTCTACCGATAACCTTCATCTACCACAGCTTTGTTCAGTGCTACCATGAACTCAAGTTCCGCTCGGCCCGCTACACCCAAAGCCTGTCTGCCGAGTTCCTCAACTGA